A single Vulpes lagopus strain Blue_001 chromosome 3, ASM1834538v1, whole genome shotgun sequence DNA region contains:
- the GNAT2 gene encoding guanine nucleotide-binding protein G(t) subunit alpha-2: MGSGVSAEDKELAKRSKELEKKLQEDADKEAKTVKLLLLGAGESGKSTIVKQMKIIHQDGYSPEECLEYKAIIYGNVLQSILAIIRAMSTLGIDYAEPSCADSGRQLNNLADSIEEGTMPPELVEVIGKLWKDGGVQACFDRAAEYQLNDSASYYLNQLDRITAPDYLPNEQDVLRSRVKTTGIIETKFSVKDLNFRMFDVGGQRSERKKWIHCFEGVTCIIFCAALSAYDMVLVEDDEVNRMHESLHLFNSICNHKFFAATSIVLFLNKKDLFEEKIKKVHLSICFPEYDGNNSFEDAGNYIKSQFLDLNMRKDVKEIYSHMTCATDTQNVKFVFDAVTDIIIKENLKDCGLF; the protein is encoded by the exons ATGGGGAGTGGAGTCAGTGCTGAGGACAAAGAACTGGCCAAGAGGTCCAAGGAGTTAGAAAAGAAGCTGCAGGAGGATGCTGACAAGGAAGCCAAGACTGTCAAGCTGCTATTGCTGG GTGCTGGTGAGTCAGGAAAGAGCACTATCGTCAAACAGATGAA GATCATCCATCAGGATGGCTATTCACCAGAGGAGTGCCTGGAGTATAAGGCCATTATCTATGGGAATGTGCTGCAGTCCATTCTGGCTATCATCCGGGCCATGTCTACACTGGGTATTGACTATGCTGAACCAAGCTGTGCG GATTCCGGGCGACAGCTCAACAACCTGGCTGACTCTATTGAGGAAGGCACCATGCCTCCCGAGCTGGTGGAGGTCATCGGGAAGTTGTGGAAGGATGGTGGGGTGCAAGCCTGCTTCGACCGAGCTGCAGAGTACCAGCTCAATGATTCAGCATCTTA CTACCTGAACCAATTAGACCGGATTACAGCCCCTGACTACCTCCCTAATGAGCAAGATGTGCTTCGATCCAGAGTCAAAACAACAGGCATCATTGAGACAAAGTTTTCTGTCAAAGACTTGAATTTCAG GATGTTTGACGTGGGAGGGCAAAGATCAGAGAGAAAGAAGTGGATACACTGCTTTGAGGGAGTCACTTGCATCATTTTCTGTGCAGCCCTCAGTGCCTATGATATGGTGCTAGTGGAAGACGACGAAGTA AATCGTATGCATGAGTCATTGCACCTCTTCAACAGCATATGTAACCACAAGTTCTTTGCGGCCACTTCTATTGTCCTCTTTCTCAACAAGAAGGACCTCTTTgaggaaaaaatcaagaaagtcCATCTCAGCATTTGTTTTCCAGAGTATGATG GAAACAACTCTTTTGAAGATGCAGGGAATTACATCAAGAGTCAGTTCCTTGACCTCAACATGCGAAAAGATGTCAAAGAAATCTACAGTCACATGACCTGTGCTACAGACACACAGAATGTCAAATTTGTATTTGATGCAGTTACAGATATTATCAtcaaagaaaatctcaaggaCTGCGGGCTCTTCTAA